The genomic window TTTTCCGAGATCAGCGAGCGGGTGCGGCCGTTGGTCAGGCTTTCGACGGTGAACTCTGCGCCGCAGGCGGGGCAGGTCATCGGATCGTTCATCAGGTCGTAGAAGCGCGTCGCGCAGTGGGGGCAAAGGCGTTTCGTGCCCCATTCCTCTTTGGGCATGGTGTTCTCTTTCTGCCGCTTTCAGCCAAATCCGCTGTCCCCTGCCATAGCGCAGCGGGGGTGTCAAAGGCTTTTCCCCTTGCGACAGGGGGGCAGAGAAGGCGAAACTGGTCAGCACAAGCAAAGCCAGCAAGGCACATGGGGCAGATGGACGGTTTTCTGGTCGGAGGCGACATTCCGGTGCTGTTGCGGCGTTCCGCCCGCGCGCGCCGAATGACCCTGCGCGTGACCCGCGCCGGGGGCGAGGTGGTGCTGACCTTGCCCAGCCGCACCAGCCTGTCGGATGGCCGCGCCTTTGCCGAGTCGCGCGCCGATTGGTTGCGGCGCATTCGCGCCGAAATGCCGGCGCTGCGGCGAATCGTGCCGGGCGCGATGCTGCCGGTCGAGGGGGTGTTGCGCCGCATCGCCCCGACCGCCGAGGCGCGTCTGCAACTGCGCCCAGACGCGCTGCTGCTGCCGCAGGATCGGCCGGCCGGGGTCATGGTCGAAACCTGGCTGCGCGGCCTGGCGCGCGACAGGCTGGCTGCCGCCTGCGACCGGCACGCGGCGGTGCTGGGGCGGCAGTTCACGGCGCTGGCGCTGCGCGACACCCGCTCGCGCTGGGGCAGTTGCACCCATGACGGGCGGCTGATGTTTTCCTGGCGTCTGGTCATGGCACCGCCCCAGGTGCTGGATTACGTCGCCGCGCATGAGGTGGCGCATCTGCGGCACATGGACCATTCGGATGCCTTCTGGCGGACGACGGCGGCGCTGTTGCCCGGATTCGAGCAACCGCGGGCGTGGCTGCGCCGGCACGGGCACGAACTGCTGACCTGGCGGTTCCGCGACTGAACCATTGACCTTGACTGCGGATGTGATCACAGACACGGCATGAGTCCCTCGCGTTCCTCGGAAACCGCCGCGCATGAGCGGCTTTATCGCAGCCTGCGCCAGCGCATCATGCTGGGCGAACTGCCGCCCGGCCTGCCGCTGACCCTGCGCGGGCTGGCGGCCGAACACCGGGTCTCGATGACGCCCGCGCGCGAAGCCGTGCGGCGGCTGGTGGCGGAAGGCGCGCTGACGCTGTCGTCCTCGGGCCGGATTGCCACCCCCGAACTGTCGGTCGAGCGGATCGAGGAACTGGCCGCCCTGCGTGGGTTGATCGAGCCCGAACTGGCCTCGCGCGCCTTGCCGCGCGCCCATCAGGCGCTGATCGAGCGGATGGCGCTGTTGAACGCTGCGATAGG from Paracoccus sp. SMMA_5_TC includes these protein-coding regions:
- a CDS encoding M48 family metallopeptidase: MDGFLVGGDIPVLLRRSARARRMTLRVTRAGGEVVLTLPSRTSLSDGRAFAESRADWLRRIRAEMPALRRIVPGAMLPVEGVLRRIAPTAEARLQLRPDALLLPQDRPAGVMVETWLRGLARDRLAAACDRHAAVLGRQFTALALRDTRSRWGSCTHDGRLMFSWRLVMAPPQVLDYVAAHEVAHLRHMDHSDAFWRTTAALLPGFEQPRAWLRRHGHELLTWRFRD
- a CDS encoding GntR family transcriptional regulator, with translation MSPSRSSETAAHERLYRSLRQRIMLGELPPGLPLTLRGLAAEHRVSMTPAREAVRRLVAEGALTLSSSGRIATPELSVERIEELAALRGLIEPELASRALPRAHQALIERMALLNAAIGEAAESHDAVTYIRTNLEFHRLLYLRAQAPAMLAIVETVWLQLGPTMRALYGRVKRNEPPRHHRMILASLRAGDEPGLRLAVRADVTHGLRHLSTS